In a genomic window of Molothrus ater isolate BHLD 08-10-18 breed brown headed cowbird chromosome 17, BPBGC_Mater_1.1, whole genome shotgun sequence:
- the SRSF6 gene encoding serine/arginine-rich splicing factor 6: MPRVYIGRLSYHVREKDIQRFFSGYGRLLEVDLKNGYGFVEFEDSRDADDAVYELNGKDLCGERVIVEHARGPRRDRDGYSYSSRSGGGGGYSSRRQSGRDKYGPPVRTEFRLIVENLSSRCSWQDLKDFMRQAGEVTYADAHKERTNEGVIEFRSYSDMKRALDKLDGTEINGRKIRLVEDKPRSSHRRSYSGSRSRSRSRRRSRSRSRRSRSSRSRSRSVSKSRSRSKSRSRSKDRSRSRSKSRKSRSKSKSKPKSDRGSRSHSRSKEKSEKSRSRSRSRSRSPKENGKGDAKSKSRSRSRSRSNSPQQQPSAKARSESPPKRAASRSRSRSRSKSRSRSRSSSRD; encoded by the exons ATGCCGCGCGTCTACATCGGCCGCCTGAGCTACCATGTCCGGGAGAAGGACATCCAGCGCTTCTTCAGCGGCTACGGCCGCCTGCTCGAGGTCGATCTCAAAAACGG CTACGGCTTCGTGGAGTTCGAGGACTCCCGCGACGCCGACGATGCCGTGTACGAGCTGAACGGGAAGGACCTGTGCGGGGAGCGGGTTATCGTGGAGCACGCCCGCGGCCCCCGCCGCGACAGGGACGGCTACAGCTACAGCAGCCGCA GTGGGGGTGGTGGCGGATATAGCAGTCGGAGACAATCGGGACGAGATAAATACGGACCGCCCGTTCGTACAGAGTTCAGACTGATTGTTGAGAACCTTTCCAGTCGCTGTAGTTGGCAGGATTTAAAA GATTTCATGAGGCAAGCTGGGGAGGTGACCTATGCAGATGCCCACAAAGAACGTACAAATGAAGGAGTGATCGAGTTCCGCTCGTACTCGGACATGAAGCGTGCCCTGGACAAGCTGGATGGCACAGAGATAAACGGCAGGAAGATCAGGCTGGTGGAGGACAAGCCACGCTCCAGCCACAGGCGATCCTACTCTGGCAGCAGGTCCAG GTCACGATCCAGGAGACGGTCTAGAAGCAGAAGTCGGAGGAGTCGGAGCAGCCGCAGCAGATCCCGTAGTGTCTCCAAAAGCCGTTCCCG ATCTAAATCCAGGTCACGAAGCAAAGACCGCTCCCGTTCCCGATCCAAAAGCAGGAAGTCCAGATCAAAGAGCAAATCCAAACCCAAGTCTGACAGGGGGTCGCGCTCACACAGCAGATCCAAGGAGAAGTCGGAGAAGTCCCGGTCCAGATCCAGGTCCAGGTCTCGATCTCCCAAAGAAAATGGTAAAGGGGATGCTAAGTCCAAGTCCAGGTCCAGGAGCAGGTCTCGCTCCAACTCTCCGCAGCAGCAGCCGTCTGCCAAGGCTCGCTCCGAGTCACCGCCCAAAAGAGCCGCCTCCAGGTCCCGCTCCAGGTCTCGCTCAAAGTCCCGCTCACGATCAAGATCCAGTTCAAGAGATTAG